TCATTTTGTTGGTTTCATTTGAtgtgtttgatttgattaataagagttaattcaattGTTTGAAATTAGaagttttatattaattgttaGGGTGAAGGATCAGTGTTGTACAAAATTAATCTTCCCCACTATAAGAATTAAAACAGTACTCCTAGTGGGAGCGACCAATTAGatttcttaatttgagtatgtcaactatgaaaattttaaattggttTACTTTCTTATGATCATTGCCGAGTAATGTCGCAACGCGAAGTTTATTCGGTGCACACTATTGAGTAGTAACTACTGATTTCTCTCGTcacgaaaaaaaataaagtggtACTCTTACGCAATCAATATACGCATGAAAAATGAGATGGtgaatatatgaataatttataTGTGTTGATATTAAATATTGTGTATACACTTCATACAATGGAATACCATAAAATTACCATTTTGATGTGTACAGGGGCTTTATGGTACTAGAAGTACAAGTGTGGTAAGCGTGGATGGAACTGGGGAAGTGGATTTCTACGAGGTGTCTCTAGAGAATGGCAAGTGgaaggagaaaatggtgaattaCCAATATGGGAAGAAACAAAATCTTTGAAGGAAATTGGTATTTGTATACTATGGAGGTCTATGTTAATAGGAATTTAATGTTGTTAACATCCTAGTGACTTGTACAATAAACACTCAGGAGAGCTGTTACGACTTACGAGTGTttattcgttttttttttcttctatttttattttttgaaaattatatattcctgtcataaaattattgaaatcttaaaataattttttactcATTCACTTTTATTGCATGTCTCTTTTATTTAATGAGTATTTAATTTAAGAGTTCTATTACACatactcccaaattctactccctTACATGTACTCCCTGAGGTGGCAAACAGACATGGGTTATTTTAATCATGTGGACCCACAAGAAAGTGTCTACGTCAAAAGCATGTGAGAGGGAGTACAAATTGGGAGTATAATGTGGGAGTACACCAAGTATTTTCCTTAATTTAAATAAGGTTTTTGTAGGTAATATAACTTTCACGAAAAACTCATAtattttaaagggaaaatggtcaaataagccctccaactttacctaaggagtcaattaggcccctgaacattttaaagtagcaattaaacccatcaacattgtattttgatgcaaaaaagtccataaacctgttaatgaTCTGTGATCATAGGTCACTAGGATTCCTGCCAAATTTCCGGCACACTTATgccatattccggcacaaaagtcaCCGGTGACCGTAGAACAGTCGCCGGTGACTCACTAGAGAAGGCAACCACTGGGTTGCCTTCTCCAACCTGTCGGTTGCCTTCTCACTGGGAAGGCAACCActgggttgccttctccggtGAGGAGGCGACCCAAATGGTCGCCTTCCCAGTgagtggttgccttctccagtgagtcaccggcgctggtgacttttgtgccggaatatggcCTGAGTGTGCCAAAAATTTGACTGGAATCCTAATGACCTATGAGGTCATTAACGGGTTTATGGAcatttttgcatcaaaatacaatgttgatgggtttatGGACCTGTGATCACTGGTTTTGTAACAATTTTGTGGTCGGGAttatttttctctaaatttaaattcctttatttttgttataaatgcAAGTTGATCATTTTGGATGAAGCTCCAGTGATGCATAAGTATTACTTTGAGGCATTGGATCAAACCATGAGAGATCTAATGAGATGCATCAATCCTTTTAGTTTTGAAAGAACATTTGGGGGGAAAACAATTATTTTGGGTGGTGATTTTAGACAAATCTTACCAATTCTTATTATCTCTAGAAGAGTTGTACATTTCTAaagttgacaaaaaaaattgcatttatAAAAATTGCATACTAGTGTTGATTTTGCAAAACTTGAAATTTTTTCCTAATAGATTGATGTGATTGGTGAGCCCACGAggattattcggggacggggaatcctcACCCcgtttataagttataaaaagatttaaaaattaaacattaaaaatatttaaataaataacgcATATATATTCATCTCCAACTTAAAGTCAATTAAACATGTTACCTAAATATACATTTCATGACATACAATGACAAATATGCTtataaaattatactccgtatatattatatacaaagtaatacatatgtgtgtgttgtgtgactatacataaaaaaaataaaattttaaacgtTTAGACTTCTCTTTCTCTTACCCATCCGATGTGCCGATGTGGGATGGGCAAGAGAAGAATAAGGGGCATTGAGCTCCCTTTTATAAGGAAGCTCAACCCCCATTTTTTTATAAACATAcgattgtttttttgtttttttttaataataataataataataataataaatattattattattattatcactattattattattattattattattattactacggagtattattatatatatacatttttggtcattttacatgttaactactaatttaaacagctaatttaaccaacatctttttacaaatcgCTAATACATCCCGCTGGTCAAAcctgctaatacaatccgctatttgataaccgcttaCATAACTCGCTAccgctaaccgctgataaccaaacaagcccaaggtGTAATGCTAGTCCTACTAAAATTAGGACATgcgtaattaataaatataatttaataatagccGACATTGTTTAATTAAGgaactacggagtatttataATGACttcaataattattaattaaccaGTTACATTAATTAGACCAAAGGGACAGCCGGACAGGAGACTGCTCGATTTtactttcggatttaccagttACGTTAATTAGACCAAAGGGACAAGAGACTGCTCGATTTTACTTCGGATTTTCAGGTATGCTCCCAGTTTACGTTAATGGCCACCGGTTTAcgttaatagtttttttttttttttttgaaaactgttTGCGTTAATAGTTAAAtcatattttatctaattatattttgCATGGGCTGGGTTGAGGGAGGCGTTGCCTTGCAGCGGCGCCGACTCAGCGCAATCTGGCCGGCGACGTGATAGATGGAGGAGTCCGGTGGTGTCGCCGCTGGTTACTGTTGGCTGCGGTGTCTCGCCGGCGGCGTATGAAACTCCGCTGCTGTTCCCGATAGGGCTCCAGTCAAAGTGGGCTGGAGCCCTAGGCCCAATTTTGGACCTTAGGCCCAGTTAGGAAGCAAGGTTTTGAGAGGTGCATAGTAGTCAAGAAAGTTTGAATTTTCTTCGAATCTTttgaaataatttattaaattttcaattatttgttttttcttttctttttaatatttgcaCATTACAAgaatatattagaaatttttaaaaagttcatagGAAAGTTTAAACCAATCAAATgtctttaactttttttttttttttggaaagtcaAATGTCTTAACTAATTTTATAGgtaatgtaatttttatgttttccaTGTAATTCtaaacttattaattaattttcaatgcaaaattatttttataaaatatattttttgaaaatattatttttaagaatttaattgataGGAAATTACCAAACCCTTGTTTGGCGTCTACTTTACTGGCTATTTTAGTCAAGTTTGACCTCTTTTGGGccggttattttttttttctttttaatatgtTTTGGACTGTTTAAAGCtaattttgaaccataatttagtagattaaatatttaatcattAAAGTATATTGGGCTATCCTGAGGTATTaaaatcgcaaattatatcgtggaccgtggtccacaatgcattgtggaccgcggtccccgATATAAGAACTGATTAAAATTATGAtagacaattgttataccatgggtCATGATTCATCTTGCATTGTGGATCCTGatacaaaaaattatgtgtttataattAATCTATTATACACCTGCAGCTTACACATTATGTGTCTGAAAATAAATTGAgcgtacataatatgttaattacataaACATAATATTTGCATATAATGTCTTAACAAAATTCTCTAGTTTTTCACATGTTTCGATTTgttttcaatgatttttttgtTAGATTTGTAGTGATGACAATGAAAGGACAGAAATCAAAAGCTGGCTCTGGGAAAACTGAGAAGTAAGTTTTTTTTCAATGATTTTATGCTTTGCTTTCAATGCACAGGAAAGAATATCTGATCTTACTTTGATTTTGCTTTAGGCTTGCTATAAGGAAGCAAAAAGTGAAGAGAGTTAAGGATCCCAACAAGCCTAAAAGGCCTCCCAGCGCTTTTCTCCTCTTCATgtatgtcaaatttttttaattttttttaggccttttttttaatatactaaaattacattattcgtgtattgtatgtacattatacaaaataatgtactttcagtattgAATGTAAtgcatattttaatatactaaaagtacattatttgtgtattgaatgtacattatttgatactatgatccacacaataatgattgtttttcttttatatggTGTTCAAAAATTTACTTctttactttaaatattttgggtTATAGGGAAGTGTTTAGAGAAGAGTACAGAAAACAACACCCAGACAACAAAAGAGTTGGTGTtgtaagttttttattttttttggttgttgcattctctattttttttttttaattgtagttTAGATTAGAGAGCATTGGtgaattgatttttatttttatttctttattgtgtggattttaaatttgtttgagaAAATAGGTTGGGAGAGCTGCGGGAGATAAATGGAGGTCTATGAGTGAAGAGGTAAATTcttaactatttaaattttgaattctatatatatggtgaagtttttgaatggtttttctaaaattaatgaatttgcaaattgcaatttcaaaatttaggAGAAAGCCCCCTACATAGATAAAGCAGAGGAAAAGAAGGAGGATTATGAAAAACAGATGACAGCTTATAATGAGAAATCGGTAATTAATTTACTATACTTAGTTAtgagaaaattacacttttcgctAAGCTATAGGATAATAATAGAATTGGTATCTAAGTGATATActtaatgatattttttgtttgttttgttttaactACAGAAGCAAGAGAACGATGAACATTCTGAATAGGAGGATGATATCCACATAGGTTATTTATAGATTTTATGGGACTATTGTTGTTATTCTTTTAGTACTCCCCATATATTTTGCTTGATTTTAGTAGTAAGTCACTAGTATATAGCTTCTATAATGTTGCTTCTACTATAGACTGTAGTTGATAGATTGGGATGAAAGTATATATGGTTTCTCTGCTTAACTATTAGTTTTTGAGTACTCTGTATTTTCGGTTCAATTATTTATAGTTTTCTACATGGCATTATATTGTCTAGTTATAGCTTCTTGTTCTGGTAATTCCTTAAAGTAACTCTTTAATAATGATTGTAAATTTGTTGGATTGAAACAAATGGGTATGACATatctttttacattttttgttgttgcttAGGTATATATAATGTTGCTCTTTGcacattgatttttatttttcttcacaCCATAAATACAATACACACCTATGTATGCCTAGCAATAAATTTGGAACAATTTCTTGTGCAAGTGTACACACAGGGGGGCCAAATTTAGTCGGCATTAGTATCAATCATAAAATATCGTTATATACACCATACATGATTGTATagattattattgataattatttttaattatactatgtgcaatagtataatatatgaatatataattatatgagtattATCGTTAAGGTTATCAAACATTACTTTCAAACTTTTCACATAACACAATATAtacaatggtaaaaaaaaataggaaaattagacttttcatccctaagttatatgcCGGGTAATTGTAGAATACGTTTCTAATTGTtggtcgtgctcacttttcgtccctacgacattagggacgaaatttgtaattttagtatagcTTAAGAACGAAGGGTAAGTACAACCTATTATTAAAAGGACAAAATTTGTGACGCCATTTATagtttagggacgaaaagtgagcacgaccaccaacttaaggacgaaaaatgtaattttctctaaaaaaatatttacatttatttaaatatgcattgtcactcttttatcaaataaaaagttgtCAATTGTTTGGTCAACAATaacttttttataataaattgattttCGTTCTActgattaattaaatatatatttcaaagtTTAAGGGAGGAAGACGAAAATCAATAGTTTGAAATAAagaatcattattaatttttgtaaacttGGAAACTAATAATTTAACCTAGCAAATTTACATCCTAAAAGTGTAAATAGATAATGAAAACAgataaaaattatcaattaattaatcaactaataaaactaaaaatatatacctCAAAAAGTTAGAGAGTAATGAAGTTAAATTAGATACTTAATGtcttctatcatttttttttttttgatcagtAATGGAGGGGGGACCCCTGAGGCGAGACTTAGCTAGGAAATCTCCCTCACTCTTCAAAAGTGCATGGCTCGCACAAGGTCGTAACTGTAAACCTCCTCGCACTCTGGTGGGCATGAAGAGTAGTCTTTCCACCTCACCGTCTGACAATGGCCTAGCATGGCCAATGCATCAGCACTCCTGTTTTGCTCCCGGTAAATAGCACGAACGGAAATCCTCCAGTCCTTTGCACACCAACAGCTCGCCTCGTGAACCAGTTCTCTCACGACACCCCGAAGTGCAGCTCCCTCTTGAAACCAGCGGATAGCCTCTCTTGCATCCGATTGGATCTTCACATCTCTAATTCCTTTCTCCCAGGCCCACTGCATGGCGTTGACAATAGCCCGCATCTCTGTAATGGTTGGATCAGCATCGTCCGAGTTCCCGGCAAACCCACCTTTCCAGCCGCCTTCCGCGCTTCGTAGAATGCCTCCGATGCTAGCCTTCCTCGTGGCAGCTTTGACACTGCCATCTACATTCAGGGTATACCGGTGAGTGATAGAGGGATTCCAGCACACCTTAATGAGTTTCTCCGTAGGAAGAGAGCTTTTCATGCTTGCTTCCCTTGAAAAAGCTCGGCTAATCTCCTTCTCAAATTCACGGATCCATGCAATCTTTCTATGGGCTTCCATAGACTCTGCGTTAAACACACGGTCGTTTCGCCACCTCCAAATCCACCAGCTTGTGATCACAAACATTCTGGGCCATTCGTATTGTGTCTCCGACTGACCTCGCTCTACAATGTTCTGAATCAGCCACTGACGGGGATTGATTTGCCTCCATTTCCTCCATCGGTCTCTGCCAATCATCGCAGTCCAAACTTCCTCCGCATGGTTGCAGTCGCGTAGGATGTGAGCCATAGATTCCTCCTTGCCATGACACGTATTGCAATTCTCCGTTCATGGtgagttttcttctttttcgtTCCGCATTGCCCATGATTTTGTCATGGAGAGCGATCCATATGAATAATTTCATCTTGTTGGGGACTTTAATTTTCCATAATTTGCTCCACACAGATTCCTGCATGTTAGTCTCCCTACTTATattaatactagttttatacgcgtatTGCGCggatgggttaatgcccaatgtttatatttaaataaatatttgaaagtatattaatgcaagattatatggGAGAAGTTTATActtgggtaattgaatgtcgaatttttttatataaatatctaactcaaagtatatgaatccaagataatatagaaaattcattataattattactaaaataaatgtttgcaaccttgtaaaatcgatagtctaaatatttggtctaaaaatgatagtctaaataaatactacttttaatttgaatttttctaagtgttcttaattctcttttgagtaacattgttattgtcttcatctttaatatttgttctcttcctttttgttggtagtgtgatatttgcaattcggttattgttggtatcatagatgacaacgtcatgcaatgagattatgatataggagttatgaactttcctttaggtgttctgcttggggttcatttggttcaaagatattaaaaggtagtttttcacttcaatttgttgggtaatgggttatttgagtactttcattgtcaacaaatcccccaagtagttaatatgattggtttcaaactattctttttttatttttttcatggtattaaagaaatacatatgtatcattttttggtgtaactactaatttatttaattcaataagagtaaaatagagtgatttcgtttcaatttgttgggttatttgagtaatctctttgtcaaccaatccccaagtagttaaagaatctttgcatgagagaaaataaagacactataactaatgaaattatttctcttatttaatttaattttttgataatgaataatttattcatataaaggtattataaacacataattctaaattaaaaaaatacatatgtatcattttttgttgtagctactaatttatttaatttaataagagtaaaatagagtgagaaacttaattatgccaaatttgattgagatgcggttcgaacctaagacctttcttatagaaattaatgggtaagttaaaagttaacggaatattaacggagaagagaatatttaacagaaaacttaacggataatcataaaagtaaggttaaattaggtaatctctattaataatattaatctgaattatcttaatcatctatttgattaaataatttgaccgccattttttctacccattttaggcctaactctttttggctcttattagtatagtagattataAGCCGAGTTAAGTGAAAACATACCAGAAGCTTCATACTTCCATGTTGGTTCATCGATATGTTGTCCTCCTTGACCCTTGCCGGGAGGTTAGGTAATTCTTCCCAATCCAATTCACCCGTATCCTTCCAGTACTCACTAACCAACTTGTTTTTTACCGCATCATGCTCATCTCCAGTAAGATAGCAGCTAAGTGGAGTGTCTTGTATCCATGCATCACTCCAAAACCGGGTATTGTCTCCGTTCCCCACATTGAAACGGACGCCGTTTCGAAGGGTAGGCAGTGCCGAAACAATACCTCTCCATGCGTTGGAGCTTGATTTTTTAGGTTCAAAGATATTCATCTCTTTTTTCCCATTTGCATATTTAGCtaattaaaatcttaataaaagaaataagctAATTAATAATGTCTTCTATCATTAAAATCTTAACAAAAGATCGAAATAAgctaattaataaagaaaaatggttaatttgattatttgattgatttatttttacttaatgAATTTAGGCTTTAATATACATGTATTTTGAGTTCATTTGATATATACATAATAGATTTTTTAGAAATAATAGGAGGGgccaaaaatgtaaaattttcatattataataatatatacatatatacctaCTAAACCAAGGGGTGGCTCCGCCCCTGTGTACACATAACCTGTAGGCCCATGTATACATAGGAATCACttcttttcttattattattattattattattattattattaatctttatttttttgagttgcTATAGAGTGTCGTAAGTCGTAACTATGAAACATGGTCCATGTAGCAACGTGAATCATAAAGAAAAACGACATCATGtcatattattaattacacttttggtaaTATAAGATCAATTAAAAAGAATATCAATATtttggcaaaaatttgtgtgagaccgtctcacgaatccttgTTCATTAAAGATGTTGGATTGTAGACAACATCCATGATGTTACTTATAGGaatcataatacttattacagaaaatttaatattaatttgaaataaataaattgttacttataataaataatattgtaatatttatatttgaaattgtgatactatttaaAGTAAcaagattattttttttgggtaaattgaCCGAGtttttctccgtccgtttaacggtccgggtccaCCCGCGTTCGCTTCGAGAGGCAtaggagctggcccagggagaatcgtcacttgtgggaatcgaactcaggttctcccgaaattcttctcCTGGGAGTAACAAGATTATTgttactaataataaaatattataatacttataactaaaattgtgatacttataAAGTGTAATTCTAAtgcaaatattgtaatacttatatctGAAATGTAAAATGTTACTTATGAAAGAAATTGTATGTAATACTTATTGtagaaattttaataccaatttgaattaaaaaatacaactgAACCATTAAAAACAATGTTCGGGAtgtatacaaaatattaatacataTGTTACGTTGGAAGTGTGAAtgataaaatcataaataagTACAGAAACAAAAGCTAAAACAAGACGAGTAGGCTGATAATGTCTCATTATATTGTGTCTTTAATTCTTCTCTGTTTCTTAAGCATGAAGTTAAGGGTTCG
This region of Ipomoea triloba cultivar NCNSP0323 chromosome 15, ASM357664v1 genomic DNA includes:
- the LOC116006675 gene encoding HMG1/2-like protein isoform X2 gives rise to the protein MTMKGQKSKAGSGKTEKLAIRKQKVKRVKDPNKPKRPPSAFLLFMEVFREEYRKQHPDNKRVGVVGRAAGDKWRSMSEEEKAPYIDKAEEKKEDYEKQMTAYNEKSKQENDEHSE
- the LOC116006675 gene encoding HMG1/2-like protein isoform X1, whose translation is MTMKGQKSKAGSGKTEKLAIRKQKVKRVKDPNKPKRPPSAFLLFMEVFREEYRKQHPDNKRVGVVGRAAGDKWRSMSEEEKAPYIDKAEEKKEDYEKQMTAYNEKSKQENDEHSE